Proteins encoded within one genomic window of Amorphoplanes friuliensis DSM 7358:
- a CDS encoding ABC transporter ATP-binding protein, with protein MSILEAADTRTDRDAVVSLDGVSKQYGSGSNALLALDKVSLTVAKGEFVCLLGASGCGKSTLLSLVAGLDEISGGTLDIGGRHVSLMFQEAALFPWLSVAGNVELPMRLRGVGKTERRERAQELLEVVRLKDFGHKRPHELSGGMRQRVALARSLAQNADILLMDEPFGALDAMTRDILHDELERIWREQQLTVLFVTHNVREAVRLGDRVILLSSRPGRVIEDFPITHQRPRRIDSPEVSGQAAEITDRLRAEVARHAN; from the coding sequence ATGAGCATTCTGGAAGCTGCGGACACCCGCACCGACCGGGACGCGGTCGTCAGCCTCGACGGCGTCTCCAAACAGTACGGCTCGGGCAGCAACGCCCTCCTCGCCCTGGACAAGGTCTCGCTGACCGTGGCCAAGGGCGAATTTGTGTGTCTGCTGGGCGCCTCCGGCTGCGGCAAGAGCACGCTGCTCTCGCTGGTCGCCGGTCTCGACGAGATCAGCGGCGGCACCCTCGACATCGGCGGCCGGCACGTCTCGCTGATGTTCCAGGAGGCCGCGCTCTTCCCGTGGCTGTCGGTCGCCGGCAACGTCGAGCTGCCGATGCGGCTGCGCGGTGTCGGCAAGACCGAACGCCGCGAACGTGCGCAGGAGCTGCTCGAAGTGGTGCGGCTGAAGGACTTCGGCCACAAGCGCCCGCACGAGCTCTCCGGCGGCATGCGTCAGCGGGTGGCCCTCGCCCGGTCGCTGGCCCAGAACGCCGACATCCTGCTCATGGACGAGCCGTTCGGCGCGCTCGACGCCATGACCCGCGACATCCTGCACGACGAGCTCGAGCGGATCTGGCGTGAGCAGCAGCTGACGGTCCTCTTCGTCACCCACAACGTGCGCGAGGCCGTCCGCCTCGGCGACCGGGTCATCCTGCTCAGCAGCCGGCCCGGCCGGGTCATCGAGGACTTCCCCATCACCCATCAGCGCCCCCGGCGCATCGACTCCCCCGAGGTCTCCGGCCAGGCCGCCGAGATCACCGACCGGCTCCGCGCGGAGGTCGCTCGCCATGCCAATTAA
- a CDS encoding ABC transporter permease, whose product MPIKYPSARAGLEGVSGALPAPGAKDEITDTAAADRDRLTGLDALELGPKKSKAAIGGRIWRSAWPKLLAIGIVVLIWQIVVWSQWKPVYVLPGPATVFGDLGTLITTGDFWDGVRLTMIRALTGFALAVLIGTVVGAAVSRFAPLRAAIGSLITGLQTMPSIMWFPLAILLFQISESAIMFVVIIGAAPSVANGLISGIDYVPRTWLRVGQVLGMKGFAKYRYLILPASLPSFISGLKQGWAFSWRSLMAGELLVIVPGALSIGVRMQQARDLSESSLVISFIIVVLVIGILIDVLFNAADNALRKRWGLTGN is encoded by the coding sequence ATGCCAATTAAGTACCCGTCGGCCCGCGCCGGCCTCGAAGGCGTCAGCGGCGCTCTTCCGGCGCCCGGCGCCAAGGACGAGATCACCGACACTGCCGCCGCGGACCGGGACCGGCTCACCGGTCTCGACGCGCTGGAGCTGGGCCCGAAGAAGTCCAAGGCCGCCATCGGCGGCCGCATCTGGCGCAGCGCGTGGCCCAAACTTCTGGCCATCGGGATCGTCGTCCTCATCTGGCAGATCGTCGTCTGGTCGCAGTGGAAGCCGGTGTACGTACTGCCCGGCCCGGCCACCGTCTTCGGTGACCTGGGCACGCTGATCACGACCGGCGACTTCTGGGACGGCGTACGCCTGACCATGATCCGCGCCCTCACCGGCTTTGCGCTGGCCGTCCTGATCGGCACGGTCGTCGGCGCCGCGGTCTCGCGCTTCGCCCCGCTCCGGGCGGCGATCGGCTCGCTGATCACCGGCCTGCAGACGATGCCGTCAATCATGTGGTTCCCGCTGGCGATCCTGCTCTTCCAGATCAGCGAGAGCGCGATCATGTTCGTGGTCATCATCGGCGCGGCACCGTCGGTGGCGAACGGCCTGATCAGCGGCATCGACTACGTGCCGCGTACCTGGCTGCGGGTCGGTCAGGTGCTGGGCATGAAGGGCTTCGCGAAGTACCGCTACCTGATCCTGCCGGCGTCGCTGCCGTCGTTCATCTCCGGCCTCAAGCAGGGCTGGGCGTTCTCCTGGCGCAGCCTGATGGCCGGTGAGCTGCTGGTGATCGTGCCGGGCGCGCTCTCCATCGGCGTCCGCATGCAGCAGGCCCGCGACCTCAGTGAGTCGAGCCTGGTCATCTCGTTCATCATCGTGGTGCTGGTGATCGGCATCCTGATCGACGTGCTCTTCAACGCCGCCGACAACGCCCTCCGCAAGCGCTGGGGCCTCACCGGCAACTAG
- the cspE gene encoding transcription antiterminator/RNA stability regulator CspE gives MVTGVVKWFNADKGFGFITPDDGGADVFAHFSAIQTSGYRSLDENQRVEFEVTQGQKGPQAANIRPL, from the coding sequence ATGGTTACCGGCGTAGTGAAGTGGTTTAACGCGGACAAGGGCTTCGGGTTCATCACCCCGGACGACGGCGGTGCCGACGTCTTCGCCCACTTCTCCGCCATCCAGACTTCCGGCTACCGCAGCCTGGACGAGAACCAGCGTGTTGAGTTCGAGGTGACCCAGGGCCAGAAGGGCCCGCAGGCCGCGAACATCCGCCCGCTCTGA
- a CDS encoding lysophospholipid acyltransferase family protein, translated as MEIVYPPVVGVAKTLFRVLDMKIQITGAEHIPARGGAVLASNHVSYLDFIFCGLGAQPAKRLVRFMAKKSVFTHKISGPLMRGMHHIPVDRKAGIAAFHEAETALKAGEVVGVFPEATISESFTVKALKSGAARLAQAASVPLIPMAVWGPHRLWTKGHPKDLTKRHVPVIISIGAPIEMAPDATADAVTVVLRKRLSELLNAAQAAYPEKPNGPDETWWLPAHLGGTAPRPEAVGDAAPAGA; from the coding sequence ATGGAAATCGTTTATCCCCCCGTCGTCGGAGTGGCCAAGACGCTGTTCCGCGTGCTTGACATGAAGATCCAGATCACAGGGGCCGAGCACATCCCGGCTCGGGGCGGGGCTGTGCTGGCGAGCAACCACGTCAGTTATCTCGATTTCATCTTCTGCGGGCTCGGCGCCCAGCCGGCCAAGCGGCTCGTCCGCTTCATGGCGAAGAAGTCGGTCTTCACCCACAAGATCAGTGGACCGCTGATGCGCGGCATGCACCACATCCCGGTCGACCGCAAGGCCGGCATCGCGGCGTTCCACGAGGCCGAGACGGCGCTGAAGGCGGGCGAGGTGGTCGGCGTCTTCCCCGAGGCGACGATCAGCGAGTCGTTCACCGTCAAGGCACTGAAGTCGGGCGCGGCCCGGCTGGCCCAGGCGGCGTCGGTGCCGCTGATCCCCATGGCGGTCTGGGGGCCGCACCGGCTGTGGACCAAGGGCCACCCGAAAGATCTGACCAAGCGGCACGTCCCGGTCATCATCTCCATCGGCGCACCGATCGAGATGGCCCCGGACGCCACCGCGGACGCGGTCACGGTGGTGCTGCGCAAACGGCTGAGTGAGCTGCTCAACGCGGCACAGGCGGCGTACCCGGAGAAGCCGAACGGGCCGGACGAGACCTGGTGGCTGCCGGCGCACCTCGGCGGCACGGCGCCGCGCCCCGAAGCGGTCGGTGACGCCGCGCCGGCCGGGGCCTGA